The Camelus ferus isolate YT-003-E chromosome 32, BCGSAC_Cfer_1.0, whole genome shotgun sequence genome window below encodes:
- the LOC102521216 gene encoding coiled-coil domain-containing protein 74B yields the protein MSTLWVAAGQRPPSPGVPGSRGASRPRARLPAVPPHPGQYGAPLGLSEAQKRVLDLEKSLQFLQQQHSETLVKLHEEIEHLKRENKDLHYKLIMNQKPQKKGSTSSSSFQSNKSISNTTVSANSQSKARPQPSFSKKQDSKADMPQKLDLEEELSVAALLHSSKLDKALGVQGLAKDREVEISNPGATLAAGSQHRGKQVPGTPPSTSLPPHLRKPATLQQCEVVIRQLWNANLLQAQELQHLKALLEGSQRPKAAPEEAGPSSPKDQEALHPGTTQLPRVSTKGISKKCLLLSPVPVAERAILPALKQSLRSNFAERQKRLQVVQSRRLHRSVL from the exons ATGAGCACATTGTGGGTGGCGGCCGGGCAGCGGCCCCCCAGCCCCGGGGTCCCGGGCTCCCGGGGCGCCTCGCGCCCGCGCGCCCGCCTGCCCGCGGTCCCCCCGCACCCCGGGCAGTACGGCGCGCCGCTCGGGCTCAGCGAGGCGCAGAAGCGGGTGCTGGACCTGGAGAAGAGCCTGCAGTTCCTGCAGCAGCAGCACTCGGAGACGCTGGTCAAGCTCCACGAGGAGATCGAGCACCTGAAGCGGGAGAACAAGG ATCTCCACTATAAGCTAATCATGAATCAGAAGCCGCAGAAGAAAG GCAGCACCTCCAGTTCCAGCTTTCAGTCCAACAAGTCCATCTCAAACACGACGGTGTCAG CCAACTCTCAGAGCaaggccaggccccagcccagcttCTCCAAGAAGCAAGACTCGAAAGCTGACATGCCCCAGAAGTTggacctggaggaggagctgtCGGTTGCTGCCCTGCTTCACAGCAGCAAGCTGGACAAAGCCCTCGGGGTGCAGGGACTGGCCAA agacagagaagtggAGATTTCTAATCCAGGGGCCACCTTGGCGGCGGGCAGTCAGCACAGGGGCAAGCAGGTACCAGGAACCCCACCCTCCACGAGCCTGCCCCCACACCTGCGCAAGCCCGCCACGCTGCAGCAGTGCGAAGTGGTCATCCGCCAGCTGTGGAACGCCAACCTGCTGCAGGCCCAAGAG CTGCAGCACCTGAAGGCCCTCCTGGAAGGCAGCCAGAGGCCCAAGGCGGCCCCTGAGGAGGCTGGGCCAAGTTCTCCCAA ggaCCAGGAGGCCCTGCACCCAGGGACCACGCAGCTCCCCAGGGTCTCCACCAAGGGCATCTCCAAGAAATG cctgctcctgagCCCGGTGCCTGTGGCAGAGCGTGCCATCTTGCCTGCGCTCAAGCAGAGCCTGAGGAGTAACTTCGCCGAGCGGCAGAAGAGGCTGCAGGTGGTGCAGAGCCGGCGGCTGCACCGCTCTGTGCTCTGA
- the SMPD4 gene encoding sphingomyelin phosphodiesterase 4 isoform X1, with translation MTTFRRWVAEWRPPFLSRAALWVPQWFYKSDAFNAPQEAPMAFPHPQQPSFLLASLKADSINKPFAQRCQDLVKVIEDFPAKELHAVFPWLVESIFGSLDGVLVGWNLRCLQGRVNPVEHTIAMEFLDPGGPMMKLVYKLQAEDYKFDFPVSYLPGPVKASIQERVLPDSPLYHNKVQFPPAGGLGLHLALNPFEYYMFFFALSLITQKPLPGALHVRTSDCAYFVLVDRYLSWFLPTEGSVLPPLSSSPGGPRPSPAPRTPAVPFASYGLHHTSLLKRHISHQTSVNADPASHEIWRSETLLQVFVEMWLHHYSLEMYQKMQSPHAKLEVLHYRLSVCSALHSPAQPSLQALHAHQESFMPTEEHVLVVRLLLKHLHAFANSLRPEQASPSAHSHAASPLEEFKRAAIPRFVQQKLYLFLQHCFGHWPLDASFRAVLEMWLSYLQPWRYAPEKQAQSSDSQARSVSERWAPFVQDNLLLYTKLFLGFLSRALRTDLVSPKNALMVFRVAKVFAQPSLAEMIQRGEQLFLEPELGIPHRQHRLFTAPALTGSFLSSWPPAISDTSFKVKSHVYSLEGQDCKYTPMFGPEVRTLVLRLAQLITQAKQTAKSLSDQYGESTASRSFLSWLGFGPADPNGSYPANDLDEMGQDSVRKTDEYLEKALECLCQVFRLSEAQLAQLTLALGTTQDESGKKQLPDCIVGEDGLILTPLGRYQIINGLRRFEVEYQGDSELQPIRSYEVASLVRLLFRLSSAINRRFAGQMAALCSRADFLGSFCRYHLLEPGLSDRHLLSPVGRGRAASRARGPRLSLRFLGSYRTLLSLLLAFFVASLFCVGPLLCTLLLTLGYVLYALAMTLLAERGKLHQP, from the exons TGGTTTTATAAGTCGGATGCTTTCAACGCTCCCCAGGAGGCTCCCATGGCATTCCCTCACCCGCAGCAACCCAGCTTCCTGCTG GCCAGCCTGAAAGCTGACTCTATCAATAAGCCCTTTGCACAGCGGTGCCAAGACTTGGTTAAAGTCATTGAGGACTTTCCAGCAAAG GAGTTGCACGCCGTGTTCCCGTGGCTGGTGGAGAGCATTTTTGGCAGCTTGGACGGTGTTCTGGTCGGGTGGAACCTCCGCTGCCTGCAGGGCCGGGTGAACCCTGTGGAGCACACCATCGCCATGGAGTTTCTAGACCCCGG TGGCCCGATGATGAAGTTGGTCTATAAACTTCAAGCTGAGGACTATAAGTTTGACTTCCCCGTCTCTTACCTGCCT GGCCCCGTGAAGGCGTCCATCCAGGAACGCGTGCTCCCCGACAGCCCTCTGTACCACAACAAGGTGCAGTTCCCCCCGGCCGGGGGCCTTGGCCTGCACCTGGCCCTCA ACCCGTTCGAGTATTACATGTTCTTCTTTGCTTTGAGCCTCATCACTCAGAAG CCGCTGCCCGGGGCCCTCCACGTCCGCACTTCAGACTGCGCCTATTTCGTCCTGGTGGACAGGTACCTGTCATGGTTCCTGCCCACGGAAGGCAGCGTGCTCCCCCCACTCTCCTCCAGCCCGGGGGGGCCCAGACCCTCACCAGCTCCCAG GACGCCAGCCGTGCCTTTTGCCTCCTACGGCCTGCATCACACCAGTCTCCTGAAGCGACACATCTCTCACCAGACGTCCGTGAACGCAGACCCCGCCTCCCACGAAATCTGGAGGTCAGAGACGCTGCTCCAG GTTTTTGTTGAGATGTGGCTTCATCATTACTCCTTGGAGATGTACCAGAAGATGCAGTCCCCACACGCCAAG CTGGAGGTTCTGCACTACCGACTCAGTGTCTGCAGCGCCCTCCACAGCCCTGCCCAACCCAGCCTCCAGGCCCTCCACGCCCACCAA gagtcCTTCATGCCTACGGAGGAGCACGTGCTGGTGGTGCGGCTGCTGCTGAAACACCTGCATGCCTTCGCCAACAGCCTGCGGCCCGAGCAGGCCTCCCCCTCCGCCCACTCCCATGCCGCTAGCCCTCTGGAGGAGTTTAAACG GGCCGCCATCCCCAGGTTTGTCCAGCAGAAGCTCTACCTCTTCCTGCAGCACTGCTTCGGCCACTGGCCCCTGGACGCATCCTTCCGAGCT GTCTTGGAGATGTGGCTGAGCTACCTGCAGCCCTGGAGGTACGCGCCTGAGAAGCAGGCTCAGAGCAGCGACAGCCAGGCCCGGAGTGTGTCGGAGCGATG GGCGCCCTTCGTGCAGGACAACCTGCTCCTGTACACCAAGCTCTTCCTGGGCTTCCTGAGCCGTGCGCTGCGCACCGACCTAGTCAGCCCCAAGAACGCACTCATGGTCTTCCGAGTGGCCAAGGTCTTCGCTCAGCCCAGCCTGGCCGAGATGATCCAGCGAG GTGAGCAGCTGTTCCTGGAGCCCGAGCTTGGCATCCCCCACCGCCAGCACCGCCTCTTCACGGCACCCGCGCTCACCGGCAGCTTCCTGTCCTCGTGGCCACCAGCCATCAGTGACACCTCCTTCAAGGTGAAGAGCCACGTGTACAGCCTGGAGGGCCAGGACTGCAAGTACACCCCAATGTTCGGGCCCGAGGTCCGGACGCTG GTGCTGCGCCTGGCCCAGCTCATCACGCAGGCCAAGCAGACCGCCAAGTCCCTCTCCGACCAGTACGGGGAGAGCACGGCCAGCCGCTCCTTCCTGTCCTGGCTGGGCTTCGGCCCCGCGGACCCCAACGGCTCCTACCCAGCCAACGACCTGGACGAGATGGGGCAGGACAGCGTCCGCAAGACAGATGAGTACCTGGAGAAGGCCCTGGAGTGCCTGTGCCAGGTGTTCCGG CTCAGCGAGGCCCAGCTGGCTCAGCTCACGCTCGCCCTGGGGACGACCCAGGATGAGAGCGGCAAGAAGCAGCTGCCAGACTGCATCGTGGGTGAGGACGGGCTCATCCTGACGCCGCTGGGCCGGTACCAG ATCATCAACGGCCTGAGGCGCTTCGAGGTCGAGTACCAGGGGGACTCGGAGCTGCAGCCCATCCGCAGCTATGAGGTCGCCAGCCTGGTCCGCCTGCTGTTCCGGCTCTCCTCCGCCATCAACCGCAGG TTCGCAGGCCAGATGGCAGCCCTATGCTCGCGGGCTGACTTCCTCGGCAGCTTCTGTCGCTACCACCTCCTGGAGCCCGGGCTGTCGGACAGGCACCTGCTGAGCCccgtggggcgggggcgggcagcCAGCCGTGCCCGGGGCCCCCGGCTCAGCCTGCGCTTCCTGGGCAGCTACCGGACGCTGCTGTCCCTTCTGCTGGCCTTCTTCGTGGCCTCTCTGTTCTGCGTCGGGCCCCTGCTCTGCACCCTGCTCCTCACACTCGGCTACGTCCTCTATGCCCTGGCCATGACGCTGCTGGCCGAGCGCGGCAAGCTGCACCAGCCCTGA
- the SMPD4 gene encoding sphingomyelin phosphodiesterase 4 isoform X2, producing the protein MTTFRRWVAEWRPPFLSRAALWVPQWFYKSDAFNAPQEAPMAFPHPQQPSFLLASLKADSINKPFAQRCQDLVKVIEDFPAKELHAVFPWLVESIFGSLDGVLVGWNLRCLQGRVNPVEHTIAMEFLDPGGPMMKLVYKLQAEDYKFDFPVSYLPGPVKASIQERVLPDSPLYHNKVQFPPAGGLGLHLALNPFEYYMFFFALSLITQKPLPGALHVRTSDCAYFVLVDRYLSWFLPTEGSVLPPLSSSPGGPRPSPAPRTPAVPFASYGLHHTSLLKRHISHQTSVNADPASHEIWRSETLLQVFVEMWLHHYSLEMYQKMQSPHAKESFMPTEEHVLVVRLLLKHLHAFANSLRPEQASPSAHSHAASPLEEFKRAAIPRFVQQKLYLFLQHCFGHWPLDASFRAVLEMWLSYLQPWRYAPEKQAQSSDSQARSVSERWAPFVQDNLLLYTKLFLGFLSRALRTDLVSPKNALMVFRVAKVFAQPSLAEMIQRGEQLFLEPELGIPHRQHRLFTAPALTGSFLSSWPPAISDTSFKVKSHVYSLEGQDCKYTPMFGPEVRTLVLRLAQLITQAKQTAKSLSDQYGESTASRSFLSWLGFGPADPNGSYPANDLDEMGQDSVRKTDEYLEKALECLCQVFRLSEAQLAQLTLALGTTQDESGKKQLPDCIVGEDGLILTPLGRYQIINGLRRFEVEYQGDSELQPIRSYEVASLVRLLFRLSSAINRRFAGQMAALCSRADFLGSFCRYHLLEPGLSDRHLLSPVGRGRAASRARGPRLSLRFLGSYRTLLSLLLAFFVASLFCVGPLLCTLLLTLGYVLYALAMTLLAERGKLHQP; encoded by the exons TGGTTTTATAAGTCGGATGCTTTCAACGCTCCCCAGGAGGCTCCCATGGCATTCCCTCACCCGCAGCAACCCAGCTTCCTGCTG GCCAGCCTGAAAGCTGACTCTATCAATAAGCCCTTTGCACAGCGGTGCCAAGACTTGGTTAAAGTCATTGAGGACTTTCCAGCAAAG GAGTTGCACGCCGTGTTCCCGTGGCTGGTGGAGAGCATTTTTGGCAGCTTGGACGGTGTTCTGGTCGGGTGGAACCTCCGCTGCCTGCAGGGCCGGGTGAACCCTGTGGAGCACACCATCGCCATGGAGTTTCTAGACCCCGG TGGCCCGATGATGAAGTTGGTCTATAAACTTCAAGCTGAGGACTATAAGTTTGACTTCCCCGTCTCTTACCTGCCT GGCCCCGTGAAGGCGTCCATCCAGGAACGCGTGCTCCCCGACAGCCCTCTGTACCACAACAAGGTGCAGTTCCCCCCGGCCGGGGGCCTTGGCCTGCACCTGGCCCTCA ACCCGTTCGAGTATTACATGTTCTTCTTTGCTTTGAGCCTCATCACTCAGAAG CCGCTGCCCGGGGCCCTCCACGTCCGCACTTCAGACTGCGCCTATTTCGTCCTGGTGGACAGGTACCTGTCATGGTTCCTGCCCACGGAAGGCAGCGTGCTCCCCCCACTCTCCTCCAGCCCGGGGGGGCCCAGACCCTCACCAGCTCCCAG GACGCCAGCCGTGCCTTTTGCCTCCTACGGCCTGCATCACACCAGTCTCCTGAAGCGACACATCTCTCACCAGACGTCCGTGAACGCAGACCCCGCCTCCCACGAAATCTGGAGGTCAGAGACGCTGCTCCAG GTTTTTGTTGAGATGTGGCTTCATCATTACTCCTTGGAGATGTACCAGAAGATGCAGTCCCCACACGCCAAG gagtcCTTCATGCCTACGGAGGAGCACGTGCTGGTGGTGCGGCTGCTGCTGAAACACCTGCATGCCTTCGCCAACAGCCTGCGGCCCGAGCAGGCCTCCCCCTCCGCCCACTCCCATGCCGCTAGCCCTCTGGAGGAGTTTAAACG GGCCGCCATCCCCAGGTTTGTCCAGCAGAAGCTCTACCTCTTCCTGCAGCACTGCTTCGGCCACTGGCCCCTGGACGCATCCTTCCGAGCT GTCTTGGAGATGTGGCTGAGCTACCTGCAGCCCTGGAGGTACGCGCCTGAGAAGCAGGCTCAGAGCAGCGACAGCCAGGCCCGGAGTGTGTCGGAGCGATG GGCGCCCTTCGTGCAGGACAACCTGCTCCTGTACACCAAGCTCTTCCTGGGCTTCCTGAGCCGTGCGCTGCGCACCGACCTAGTCAGCCCCAAGAACGCACTCATGGTCTTCCGAGTGGCCAAGGTCTTCGCTCAGCCCAGCCTGGCCGAGATGATCCAGCGAG GTGAGCAGCTGTTCCTGGAGCCCGAGCTTGGCATCCCCCACCGCCAGCACCGCCTCTTCACGGCACCCGCGCTCACCGGCAGCTTCCTGTCCTCGTGGCCACCAGCCATCAGTGACACCTCCTTCAAGGTGAAGAGCCACGTGTACAGCCTGGAGGGCCAGGACTGCAAGTACACCCCAATGTTCGGGCCCGAGGTCCGGACGCTG GTGCTGCGCCTGGCCCAGCTCATCACGCAGGCCAAGCAGACCGCCAAGTCCCTCTCCGACCAGTACGGGGAGAGCACGGCCAGCCGCTCCTTCCTGTCCTGGCTGGGCTTCGGCCCCGCGGACCCCAACGGCTCCTACCCAGCCAACGACCTGGACGAGATGGGGCAGGACAGCGTCCGCAAGACAGATGAGTACCTGGAGAAGGCCCTGGAGTGCCTGTGCCAGGTGTTCCGG CTCAGCGAGGCCCAGCTGGCTCAGCTCACGCTCGCCCTGGGGACGACCCAGGATGAGAGCGGCAAGAAGCAGCTGCCAGACTGCATCGTGGGTGAGGACGGGCTCATCCTGACGCCGCTGGGCCGGTACCAG ATCATCAACGGCCTGAGGCGCTTCGAGGTCGAGTACCAGGGGGACTCGGAGCTGCAGCCCATCCGCAGCTATGAGGTCGCCAGCCTGGTCCGCCTGCTGTTCCGGCTCTCCTCCGCCATCAACCGCAGG TTCGCAGGCCAGATGGCAGCCCTATGCTCGCGGGCTGACTTCCTCGGCAGCTTCTGTCGCTACCACCTCCTGGAGCCCGGGCTGTCGGACAGGCACCTGCTGAGCCccgtggggcgggggcgggcagcCAGCCGTGCCCGGGGCCCCCGGCTCAGCCTGCGCTTCCTGGGCAGCTACCGGACGCTGCTGTCCCTTCTGCTGGCCTTCTTCGTGGCCTCTCTGTTCTGCGTCGGGCCCCTGCTCTGCACCCTGCTCCTCACACTCGGCTACGTCCTCTATGCCCTGGCCATGACGCTGCTGGCCGAGCGCGGCAAGCTGCACCAGCCCTGA
- the SMPD4 gene encoding sphingomyelin phosphodiesterase 4 isoform X3, with protein sequence MMKLVYKLQAEDYKFDFPVSYLPGPVKASIQERVLPDSPLYHNKVQFPPAGGLGLHLALNPFEYYMFFFALSLITQKPLPGALHVRTSDCAYFVLVDRYLSWFLPTEGSVLPPLSSSPGGPRPSPAPRTPAVPFASYGLHHTSLLKRHISHQTSVNADPASHEIWRSETLLQVFVEMWLHHYSLEMYQKMQSPHAKLEVLHYRLSVCSALHSPAQPSLQALHAHQESFMPTEEHVLVVRLLLKHLHAFANSLRPEQASPSAHSHAASPLEEFKRAAIPRFVQQKLYLFLQHCFGHWPLDASFRAVLEMWLSYLQPWRYAPEKQAQSSDSQARSVSERWAPFVQDNLLLYTKLFLGFLSRALRTDLVSPKNALMVFRVAKVFAQPSLAEMIQRGEQLFLEPELGIPHRQHRLFTAPALTGSFLSSWPPAISDTSFKVKSHVYSLEGQDCKYTPMFGPEVRTLVLRLAQLITQAKQTAKSLSDQYGESTASRSFLSWLGFGPADPNGSYPANDLDEMGQDSVRKTDEYLEKALECLCQVFRLSEAQLAQLTLALGTTQDESGKKQLPDCIVGEDGLILTPLGRYQIINGLRRFEVEYQGDSELQPIRSYEVASLVRLLFRLSSAINRRFAGQMAALCSRADFLGSFCRYHLLEPGLSDRHLLSPVGRGRAASRARGPRLSLRFLGSYRTLLSLLLAFFVASLFCVGPLLCTLLLTLGYVLYALAMTLLAERGKLHQP encoded by the exons ATGATGAAGTTGGTCTATAAACTTCAAGCTGAGGACTATAAGTTTGACTTCCCCGTCTCTTACCTGCCT GGCCCCGTGAAGGCGTCCATCCAGGAACGCGTGCTCCCCGACAGCCCTCTGTACCACAACAAGGTGCAGTTCCCCCCGGCCGGGGGCCTTGGCCTGCACCTGGCCCTCA ACCCGTTCGAGTATTACATGTTCTTCTTTGCTTTGAGCCTCATCACTCAGAAG CCGCTGCCCGGGGCCCTCCACGTCCGCACTTCAGACTGCGCCTATTTCGTCCTGGTGGACAGGTACCTGTCATGGTTCCTGCCCACGGAAGGCAGCGTGCTCCCCCCACTCTCCTCCAGCCCGGGGGGGCCCAGACCCTCACCAGCTCCCAG GACGCCAGCCGTGCCTTTTGCCTCCTACGGCCTGCATCACACCAGTCTCCTGAAGCGACACATCTCTCACCAGACGTCCGTGAACGCAGACCCCGCCTCCCACGAAATCTGGAGGTCAGAGACGCTGCTCCAG GTTTTTGTTGAGATGTGGCTTCATCATTACTCCTTGGAGATGTACCAGAAGATGCAGTCCCCACACGCCAAG CTGGAGGTTCTGCACTACCGACTCAGTGTCTGCAGCGCCCTCCACAGCCCTGCCCAACCCAGCCTCCAGGCCCTCCACGCCCACCAA gagtcCTTCATGCCTACGGAGGAGCACGTGCTGGTGGTGCGGCTGCTGCTGAAACACCTGCATGCCTTCGCCAACAGCCTGCGGCCCGAGCAGGCCTCCCCCTCCGCCCACTCCCATGCCGCTAGCCCTCTGGAGGAGTTTAAACG GGCCGCCATCCCCAGGTTTGTCCAGCAGAAGCTCTACCTCTTCCTGCAGCACTGCTTCGGCCACTGGCCCCTGGACGCATCCTTCCGAGCT GTCTTGGAGATGTGGCTGAGCTACCTGCAGCCCTGGAGGTACGCGCCTGAGAAGCAGGCTCAGAGCAGCGACAGCCAGGCCCGGAGTGTGTCGGAGCGATG GGCGCCCTTCGTGCAGGACAACCTGCTCCTGTACACCAAGCTCTTCCTGGGCTTCCTGAGCCGTGCGCTGCGCACCGACCTAGTCAGCCCCAAGAACGCACTCATGGTCTTCCGAGTGGCCAAGGTCTTCGCTCAGCCCAGCCTGGCCGAGATGATCCAGCGAG GTGAGCAGCTGTTCCTGGAGCCCGAGCTTGGCATCCCCCACCGCCAGCACCGCCTCTTCACGGCACCCGCGCTCACCGGCAGCTTCCTGTCCTCGTGGCCACCAGCCATCAGTGACACCTCCTTCAAGGTGAAGAGCCACGTGTACAGCCTGGAGGGCCAGGACTGCAAGTACACCCCAATGTTCGGGCCCGAGGTCCGGACGCTG GTGCTGCGCCTGGCCCAGCTCATCACGCAGGCCAAGCAGACCGCCAAGTCCCTCTCCGACCAGTACGGGGAGAGCACGGCCAGCCGCTCCTTCCTGTCCTGGCTGGGCTTCGGCCCCGCGGACCCCAACGGCTCCTACCCAGCCAACGACCTGGACGAGATGGGGCAGGACAGCGTCCGCAAGACAGATGAGTACCTGGAGAAGGCCCTGGAGTGCCTGTGCCAGGTGTTCCGG CTCAGCGAGGCCCAGCTGGCTCAGCTCACGCTCGCCCTGGGGACGACCCAGGATGAGAGCGGCAAGAAGCAGCTGCCAGACTGCATCGTGGGTGAGGACGGGCTCATCCTGACGCCGCTGGGCCGGTACCAG ATCATCAACGGCCTGAGGCGCTTCGAGGTCGAGTACCAGGGGGACTCGGAGCTGCAGCCCATCCGCAGCTATGAGGTCGCCAGCCTGGTCCGCCTGCTGTTCCGGCTCTCCTCCGCCATCAACCGCAGG TTCGCAGGCCAGATGGCAGCCCTATGCTCGCGGGCTGACTTCCTCGGCAGCTTCTGTCGCTACCACCTCCTGGAGCCCGGGCTGTCGGACAGGCACCTGCTGAGCCccgtggggcgggggcgggcagcCAGCCGTGCCCGGGGCCCCCGGCTCAGCCTGCGCTTCCTGGGCAGCTACCGGACGCTGCTGTCCCTTCTGCTGGCCTTCTTCGTGGCCTCTCTGTTCTGCGTCGGGCCCCTGCTCTGCACCCTGCTCCTCACACTCGGCTACGTCCTCTATGCCCTGGCCATGACGCTGCTGGCCGAGCGCGGCAAGCTGCACCAGCCCTGA